The proteins below come from a single Conexivisphaerales archaeon genomic window:
- the cysS gene encoding cysteine--tRNA ligase: MGKGLEIFNTLTMKKDEFSPIASGSVRMFVCGPTVNDLMHMGNARTYVFYDTVARYLDSLGYRTNFIMNVTDIDESIIFAARKARMSVETFIRKYISEYLKDLKSLKINTIKNFERVSKYVEEMKTQIQTLLERGYAYRTNSEVYFEVSKFPRFGALSHSSLDELSLRPTELAEGKKNPVDFALWRQPPVEEIAFESPWGRGWPGWHIQDTAYTISNLGEQYDIHGGARELIYPHHEAEIAQAEALTGKTPFVKYWIHCGLLTTEGKKMSKSEGNVVYARDIVRKYGSDATRLFLLYQHHRESFEFDERVLMNVMEEYVSARKSLSPLEKERNEPISRAKVNSILEDFFLAMNDDFNTPEALDSLQNVIMDAMRAHGSSLADYYHALKLASQILGVKYVE, encoded by the coding sequence ATGGGTAAGGGGCTTGAAATCTTCAACACGTTGACGATGAAGAAAGATGAGTTCTCACCTATCGCATCAGGCTCTGTAAGGATGTTCGTCTGCGGACCGACCGTGAACGACCTGATGCACATGGGAAATGCAAGGACTTACGTGTTCTACGATACTGTAGCGAGATATCTGGATAGCCTTGGATACAGAACTAACTTCATAATGAACGTGACAGATATAGATGAAAGTATAATCTTTGCAGCCAGAAAGGCCAGGATGAGCGTGGAAACTTTCATACGTAAGTATATTTCTGAATATCTTAAAGACTTAAAGAGCCTGAAGATAAACACCATCAAGAATTTTGAGAGGGTCTCAAAGTACGTCGAAGAAATGAAAACACAGATACAGACCCTGCTGGAGAGGGGCTACGCATACAGAACCAATTCTGAAGTTTATTTTGAAGTCTCAAAGTTTCCTAGGTTTGGAGCTTTATCTCACAGCTCCCTCGACGAACTATCTCTCAGACCGACAGAACTTGCAGAAGGAAAGAAAAATCCAGTAGATTTCGCACTTTGGAGACAACCTCCTGTCGAAGAGATCGCCTTTGAAAGCCCTTGGGGGAGGGGTTGGCCTGGCTGGCACATTCAGGACACAGCCTACACTATTAGCAACCTGGGGGAGCAGTATGATATCCATGGTGGAGCAAGGGAGCTGATCTACCCGCATCATGAAGCAGAAATTGCACAGGCGGAGGCCTTGACCGGAAAGACTCCGTTCGTCAAATACTGGATACACTGTGGTCTTCTTACAACCGAAGGAAAGAAGATGTCAAAGTCAGAGGGAAACGTGGTCTACGCAAGGGATATAGTTAGAAAGTACGGAAGCGATGCCACAAGGCTCTTCCTTCTCTACCAACATCATAGAGAGAGCTTTGAATTCGATGAGAGAGTACTGATGAACGTAATGGAAGAATACGTTTCTGCCAGAAAATCCCTTTCTCCCCTCGAAAAGGAGAGAAATGAACCGATCAGTAGGGCCAAGGTGAACAGCATTCTGGAAGATTTCTTTCTGGCGATGAACGATGACTTCAACACGCCTGAAGCCCTTGACAGTCTACAAAATGTCATAATGGATGCTATGAGGGCCCATGGCTCTTCACTGGCTGACTATTATCATGCGCTGAAGTTAGCATCCCAGATACTTGGAGTGAAGTATGTTGAATAA
- a CDS encoding GNAT family N-acetyltransferase, producing the protein MNNSEVLKEFELNEFNFWSDWAETRWVEEGRVYAIRSKDFREPLFNHVGIVSAPSDLSKIVAKNEEYFKEIKSNPSVFVPALEDYQLLAKSLVKEGYKPSDSLLVLEMKERMMKPREDVEVSLLTRRGVMEWVRVYLQSFYNGGFYREKVYEAVKRSAGRDDVKLLLARVKGLPVGCTALHFDERVVGAYCVGVIPEYRNRGVASSMLWFASLQETLQGRRLILQTFESDNLESWYSRLGFLRVYQKQVLMKQLFEYHEEVYGENAIPQTAVQKALNLGVSIKRSLDVDKYIFADVFKGFENVPALLSVFGKELPEVLRSTYVVVDPREGYLHVDNENGWIYISQPYLREADERYLYLDLVHELVHVKQFHEGRELYDWDYSYFERPTEVEAYEVTIREARRIGMRDEEIADYLRVEWVGEDEFKSFLRKMKVKTKI; encoded by the coding sequence TTGAATAACAGTGAAGTATTGAAAGAGTTCGAACTGAACGAATTCAACTTCTGGTCTGACTGGGCAGAAACAAGATGGGTCGAAGAAGGTAGGGTCTATGCCATAAGGTCAAAGGACTTTAGGGAACCTCTTTTCAACCATGTAGGGATAGTTTCAGCACCGTCAGACCTGAGCAAAATAGTTGCTAAAAACGAAGAATACTTCAAGGAAATCAAGTCAAACCCTTCTGTGTTTGTTCCAGCGCTTGAAGATTATCAATTGCTAGCCAAAAGTCTAGTTAAAGAAGGATACAAACCATCTGACTCTCTGCTGGTGCTCGAGATGAAGGAAAGGATGATGAAACCGCGAGAAGACGTTGAAGTCAGCCTGCTCACGAGAAGAGGTGTGATGGAATGGGTGAGGGTCTATTTGCAGAGCTTCTATAACGGGGGATTTTACAGAGAGAAGGTGTACGAGGCTGTCAAAAGGTCAGCCGGCAGAGATGATGTCAAGCTTTTGCTTGCGAGGGTAAAGGGATTACCTGTCGGTTGCACAGCTCTGCATTTTGACGAGAGAGTTGTTGGAGCATATTGTGTAGGTGTCATACCCGAATACCGGAATAGGGGTGTCGCAAGTTCTATGCTGTGGTTTGCAAGCCTGCAGGAAACCCTGCAGGGAAGAAGGCTGATACTCCAGACTTTTGAATCTGACAATCTTGAAAGCTGGTATTCCAGGTTGGGGTTCCTGAGGGTTTATCAAAAGCAGGTGCTGATGAAACAGCTCTTTGAATACCATGAGGAAGTGTATGGTGAAAACGCTATACCCCAAACAGCTGTACAGAAGGCACTTAACCTTGGTGTGTCGATAAAAAGGAGCCTTGACGTTGATAAGTACATCTTCGCTGACGTATTCAAAGGGTTCGAAAATGTACCGGCGCTGCTATCAGTCTTTGGCAAGGAGCTGCCCGAGGTGCTGAGGAGCACATACGTCGTGGTCGACCCGAGAGAAGGTTATCTGCATGTAGACAACGAAAACGGTTGGATTTACATCAGTCAGCCTTACCTGAGGGAAGCCGATGAGAGATACCTTTATCTTGACCTTGTACACGAACTTGTCCACGTAAAACAGTTTCACGAAGGTCGAGAACTGTACGACTGGGACTACTCCTACTTCGAGAGGCCAACCGAAGTTGAAGCGTATGAAGTAACAATCAGGGAAGCGAGAAGGATAGGTATGAGAGATGAAGAAATAGCAGATTACCTCAGAGTGGAATGGGTCGGCGAGGATGAGTTCAAGAGCTTCCTCAGAAAGATGAAGGTAAAGACAAAAATTTGA
- a CDS encoding DUF87 domain-containing protein — MQARDSSKEAFSALLDIGSCNGQPFRIDANLIVTGRTCVIGSSGSGKSYAVAVICEELCKHNVPFAVVDTEGEYAGLKEKYEVILISDDENSDLTWEGIDLAEVADQAPEIAPLILDLSEVDNPKDKVGKFLQELYRSLSAKRLPYLVIIEEADRFVPQAGERVGIIGEIARRGRKRGIGLMVCTQRPSLVDKNILSQCGNQLIGKLVIQNDLQSVAQFFGSRGIPRQLTTLAPGNFYAIGGFSTSPSLVTIRKRETRHIGATPLLKERVVKPFMGSLQSNRDVQSKISKEAQAAKAMGLKPTIDEKQVPYLVKKRRQHVIFGEEEKITSISLIWRRLCQATVLQRKGMLRKKFITRYLIFDEAARCLVAGIEPLRYEDSSRKVWGMPQKLLTVLNALDSDKRETLLEIDSRVGYGRSSTRSALKRLEEASLVSSFDAGRVKLYRRLVEMPQLKLTERPVRVEEVKIQPAEEQIGSDKREIREIVKALSPESDVEKVDTMYYPLYRVELMLRGSRRVVYVDGRKGDQVVIP; from the coding sequence TTGCAAGCTAGGGACAGCAGCAAAGAAGCTTTTTCTGCTCTTCTTGACATTGGAAGCTGTAACGGGCAGCCGTTCAGAATAGATGCCAATTTAATCGTTACAGGCAGAACTTGCGTGATAGGTTCGAGCGGTAGCGGCAAAAGCTATGCTGTTGCTGTCATATGTGAAGAACTTTGCAAACACAACGTTCCTTTCGCCGTGGTCGATACGGAGGGCGAGTACGCTGGACTGAAGGAAAAGTACGAAGTTATACTCATTTCGGACGATGAAAACTCTGACTTGACGTGGGAAGGGATAGACCTTGCCGAGGTCGCGGACCAGGCACCTGAAATTGCTCCGCTGATACTTGACCTCTCTGAAGTTGACAATCCCAAAGATAAAGTTGGCAAATTCCTTCAGGAGCTGTACAGAAGCCTCTCGGCAAAGAGGCTTCCTTACCTCGTTATAATTGAGGAGGCTGACAGGTTCGTTCCTCAGGCAGGTGAAAGAGTTGGCATAATAGGAGAAATTGCGAGAAGGGGGAGAAAGAGAGGGATCGGTCTCATGGTGTGCACCCAGAGACCTTCCCTGGTGGACAAGAACATACTAAGCCAATGCGGAAACCAGCTGATAGGGAAACTTGTAATTCAGAATGACCTGCAGTCTGTAGCCCAATTCTTTGGAAGCAGAGGCATACCCAGGCAGCTGACCACCCTTGCTCCTGGAAATTTCTATGCGATCGGCGGGTTTTCAACATCTCCTTCGTTAGTCACTATAAGAAAGAGAGAAACCAGGCATATCGGGGCAACACCATTGCTGAAGGAAAGAGTAGTCAAACCGTTCATGGGAAGTCTGCAATCAAACAGGGATGTTCAAAGCAAAATTAGCAAAGAGGCTCAAGCTGCAAAGGCCATGGGATTGAAACCCACAATAGATGAAAAACAGGTTCCTTACTTGGTGAAGAAGCGGAGACAACATGTTATCTTCGGCGAGGAGGAGAAGATAACATCCATATCGCTGATATGGAGAAGGCTCTGCCAAGCGACTGTTCTGCAGAGAAAAGGCATGCTGAGAAAGAAGTTCATAACTAGATACCTCATATTTGACGAAGCTGCTCGATGCTTGGTTGCGGGCATTGAACCTTTGAGATATGAAGATAGTTCTAGGAAGGTATGGGGCATGCCTCAGAAATTGCTGACAGTGCTGAATGCGCTTGATTCGGATAAAAGAGAAACTTTGCTGGAGATAGATTCGAGGGTCGGATACGGTAGGAGCTCCACCAGGTCTGCTCTCAAAAGGCTGGAAGAAGCGTCTTTGGTCAGTTCTTTTGACGCCGGCAGAGTTAAGCTCTACAGGAGACTAGTTGAAATGCCTCAGTTAAAGCTAACAGAAAGACCTGTCAGGGTCGAAGAAGTAAAAATCCAACCAGCTGAAGAACAAATAGGTTCCGATAAGAGGGAGATAAGAGAGATCGTCAAGGCGCTATCGCCTGAATCGGATGTTGAAAAAGTTGATACCATGTATTATCCTCTTTACAGAGTGGAACTTATGCTGAGAGGGTCAAGACGAGTTGTCTATGTGGACGGAAGAAAGGGAGACCAAGTTGTCATTCCCTAG
- a CDS encoding acetoacetate--CoA ligase, which produces MAWTNMICVEEILWRPDEEVIRSSNITAFTEWLKTTRRLDFDNYEKLWRWSVQNVEDFWLSIWQYFGVRHQGKLTKVLSSHTMPGVKWFEGIELNYAEVALGAIGSGEVLLFEREDGLKRVLAAEELKSQVRALAGYLQKIGVKKGDRVASVLPNCVEAVIGLLASASIGAVWSSCSSDFGISGIFDRFSQIQPKVLITVDGYLYGGRKIDRIEIAQRVHQAIESIKTVIVIPYTEVGEIPAREGWVAWDEALEIGKSYSAVMERVPFNHPLWILYSSGTTGLPKPLVHSHGGIVLEHLKTLTIHNDIKKSDRFFWFTSTGWMMWNYLMGGLLLGSRIVLYDGSPSFPDLDRLWQLAEKQEITYFGTSAPYISSLAKANLQPASTHNLNRLRGIGSTGSPLSADMFKWVYRNVKKDVWLGSISGGTDVCTAFVGSLPTLPVIAGRIQCRYLGADVDCFDENGKSVINQVGELVIKQPMPSMPIYLWNDPDYRRYEESYFSFYPGVWRHGDWIEIKDDGTCVIYGRSDATIKRKGVRIGTAEVYRVVESIPEIQESLAVDVEKGSGESFMVLFLVTREGVELDKSLEAKIRKLISSELSPRYVPDLIVKAPAIPKTLNGKKMEVPVKKLLLGADVKSVANPGSMSNPSSLEFYSEFSKMMTDALSKAGVNRT; this is translated from the coding sequence ATGGCCTGGACAAACATGATATGCGTGGAGGAAATACTCTGGAGGCCTGATGAAGAAGTTATCAGGAGCTCCAACATAACAGCCTTCACTGAATGGCTGAAGACCACGAGGCGGCTTGACTTTGACAATTATGAGAAGCTTTGGAGGTGGTCTGTTCAAAACGTGGAAGATTTCTGGCTCTCAATATGGCAGTATTTTGGCGTAAGACACCAGGGAAAGTTGACGAAGGTTCTCTCCTCCCATACAATGCCAGGAGTGAAGTGGTTTGAAGGTATAGAGCTGAACTATGCGGAAGTGGCGCTTGGAGCTATTGGATCGGGGGAGGTCCTACTTTTTGAAAGAGAGGATGGCCTGAAGAGAGTACTGGCTGCTGAAGAACTGAAGAGCCAAGTAAGGGCCTTGGCAGGTTATTTACAGAAGATAGGTGTGAAGAAAGGGGACAGGGTCGCTTCCGTTCTTCCCAATTGCGTTGAGGCTGTGATAGGTCTGCTGGCATCCGCAAGCATAGGGGCTGTATGGTCAAGCTGTTCTTCCGACTTTGGTATCTCAGGCATCTTTGACAGGTTCAGCCAGATACAGCCTAAGGTATTGATAACTGTCGATGGTTATCTGTATGGAGGCAGGAAGATAGACAGGATAGAGATAGCGCAAAGAGTGCACCAAGCCATAGAATCGATAAAAACTGTAATTGTGATACCCTACACAGAAGTGGGCGAAATTCCTGCGAGAGAAGGATGGGTAGCATGGGATGAAGCACTTGAGATCGGTAAAAGCTACTCTGCAGTGATGGAGAGAGTCCCCTTTAATCACCCCCTGTGGATTCTCTACTCATCCGGTACCACAGGCCTCCCCAAGCCTCTTGTCCATTCTCATGGAGGAATAGTTCTAGAGCATCTGAAGACCCTGACAATACATAACGACATTAAGAAGTCGGACAGGTTCTTCTGGTTCACGTCAACTGGATGGATGATGTGGAACTACTTGATGGGGGGTTTACTGCTGGGAAGCAGGATAGTTCTCTACGACGGCTCCCCTTCTTTCCCTGACCTGGACAGGCTTTGGCAGCTTGCAGAGAAGCAGGAAATAACATACTTTGGTACTAGTGCGCCATACATCTCTTCGCTGGCAAAGGCAAATCTGCAGCCTGCTTCAACTCACAACCTGAATAGGCTAAGGGGCATAGGGTCAACCGGTTCTCCACTTTCTGCAGACATGTTCAAGTGGGTGTACAGGAATGTGAAGAAGGATGTCTGGCTGGGTTCTATAAGTGGAGGAACAGACGTATGCACAGCCTTCGTAGGAAGCCTGCCGACACTGCCTGTAATCGCAGGAAGAATCCAGTGCAGGTACCTTGGAGCAGATGTGGACTGCTTTGATGAGAACGGTAAAAGTGTCATAAACCAGGTTGGAGAGCTGGTTATCAAACAACCTATGCCCTCAATGCCGATATACCTCTGGAACGACCCTGACTACAGGAGATATGAAGAGAGCTACTTCAGCTTCTACCCAGGAGTCTGGAGACATGGAGACTGGATAGAGATCAAGGATGACGGTACCTGCGTGATCTATGGAAGGTCTGACGCAACGATAAAGAGAAAGGGTGTCAGAATAGGTACTGCAGAGGTCTACAGGGTTGTGGAATCCATACCAGAGATACAGGAGTCGCTTGCGGTAGATGTGGAGAAGGGTTCAGGAGAATCATTCATGGTCCTGTTTCTTGTGACAAGAGAAGGGGTAGAACTTGATAAGAGCCTAGAGGCAAAGATAAGAAAGTTGATTTCTTCTGAGCTTTCACCGAGGTACGTTCCTGACCTGATTGTCAAGGCACCTGCGATACCGAAGACGCTGAACGGTAAGAAGATGGAGGTACCTGTCAAGAAGCTGCTGCTTGGGGCTGATGTAAAAAGTGTGGCTAATCCTGGGTCTATGAGCAATCCGTCTTCTCTTGAATTCTATTCAGAATTCAGCAAGATGATGACTGATGCATTAAGCAAGGCTGGCGTTAACAGAACGTGA
- a CDS encoding 4a-hydroxytetrahydrobiopterin dehydratase: protein MSETEIESRLKKLKGWSYRDGFLVKNFRFKTFMQGIRFVNSVAQLAEEIQHHPDIHVRWTNVRLEIQSHDEGGVTSRDFNLAGKIEKMIGEKEKGKSSKTKIEKRL, encoded by the coding sequence TTGAGCGAAACCGAGATAGAGAGCAGGTTAAAAAAGCTGAAAGGATGGAGCTACAGAGATGGGTTTCTGGTCAAGAATTTCAGGTTCAAGACGTTCATGCAGGGTATCAGATTCGTAAATTCTGTTGCTCAGCTCGCGGAGGAGATTCAGCATCACCCTGACATTCATGTACGCTGGACGAACGTAAGGCTTGAGATTCAGAGCCATGATGAAGGAGGAGTTACATCCAGAGATTTCAACCTGGCAGGTAAAATAGAGAAGATGATAGGGGAGAAGGAAAAGGGCAAGTCGTCGAAGACCAAAATTGAGAAGCGTCTATAA
- the acnA gene encoding aconitate hydratase AcnA, with amino-acid sequence MRSVYKDDGREETGDSLKTSFDFARDEIATPAGKAGYYNLVKLKELGVDVEQLPFSIRVLLENSIRHSSVTEGAEEAAHQLLSWPKSVGKELPFMPGRVLLQDYTGVPLIVDLAALRDAVKSKGMQPASVNSRVPVDLIVDHSVQVDRWAVEDAILYNLQKEYERNSERYSLLKWAQSSFSNMRIFPPGKGICHQVNLEYIATVISTMPDRSGRLTAFPDTVVGTDSHTPMVNGMAVLGWGVGGIEAEAVMLGQPYHMPIPEVVGVEIVGRLREGSTPTDVVLTITEKLRKKGVVGKFVEFFGEGYERLTVPDRATLGNMAPEYGATVGFSPIDENTLEYLLGTGREPSHVDFVRRYSFANKMFYEVGSRPKYSEVVVIDLSEVEPSIAGPRNPDERISIRSAPQVIHQIISSSSRKTAHNAALPSGHINDGYQPVELRASEAKSVAGKVSSGIALTEGLSDGSVVIAAITSCTNTSNPTVMLGAGLLAKKLVQLGLKPKPYVKTSMAPGSRVVTDYLENSGLLPYLDRLGFNVVGYGCTTCIGNSGPLAKEVEEEIKSRDLYAVAVLSGNRNFDGRIHPLAKGSFLTSPMMVVAYAIAGRIDFDFERQPLGKTKDGKEVYLKDIWPTMEEIRATVTRSLNADLYRKRYSNATEGDEKWNSLPSSTGEVYSWQESSTYIRRPPWFDMNVETMKDILNARVLCLLEDKVTTDHISPAGSIPYDSPAGRYLREHGIDVTQFSTYGSRRGNHEVMVRGGFSNIRLKNLLAQGKEGGWTTHLPSGELMTIYDASVRYQNEGVPLIVVAGKEYGAGSSRDWAAKAPLLLGVRAVIAESFERIHRSNLIAMGILPLEFTEGQSYRSLGLNGKEVYSIRGLANMTRPNEVLEVEADDQNGKKTEFRVRTRIDNPAELKYFAAGGILPYVMAQLIDEKS; translated from the coding sequence TTGAGAAGCGTCTATAAGGATGATGGTCGAGAAGAGACAGGAGATAGCTTGAAGACCTCCTTCGATTTTGCTCGTGACGAAATAGCAACCCCAGCCGGTAAGGCTGGGTACTACAACCTGGTGAAGCTGAAGGAGCTTGGTGTGGACGTAGAGCAGCTACCTTTCTCGATAAGAGTTCTTCTTGAGAACTCGATTAGACATTCCTCAGTCACAGAAGGGGCCGAGGAGGCTGCACACCAGCTCTTATCCTGGCCAAAGAGCGTTGGGAAGGAGCTTCCCTTTATGCCTGGGAGAGTGTTACTGCAGGACTACACTGGAGTGCCTCTGATAGTAGATTTGGCTGCTTTGAGAGATGCTGTGAAATCGAAAGGGATGCAACCAGCATCAGTCAATTCTCGTGTCCCCGTAGACCTGATAGTGGACCATTCTGTGCAGGTTGACAGATGGGCTGTGGAAGATGCGATTTTATACAACCTTCAGAAGGAGTACGAGCGTAATTCCGAGCGATATTCTCTTCTGAAGTGGGCTCAATCATCGTTCTCGAATATGAGAATCTTTCCTCCTGGCAAAGGTATCTGTCATCAGGTGAACCTGGAATACATCGCTACCGTGATCTCCACGATGCCTGACAGGTCTGGAAGGCTCACTGCATTTCCTGACACCGTTGTAGGTACCGATTCACATACACCTATGGTGAACGGAATGGCAGTGCTAGGGTGGGGAGTTGGAGGAATAGAGGCTGAAGCTGTAATGCTTGGCCAGCCCTACCACATGCCGATCCCTGAGGTTGTAGGAGTTGAAATAGTAGGAAGGCTCAGAGAAGGCTCAACCCCTACGGATGTTGTGCTGACGATAACCGAGAAGCTTAGGAAGAAGGGTGTGGTCGGTAAATTCGTAGAATTCTTCGGCGAGGGTTATGAGAGGCTTACTGTACCTGACAGAGCGACACTGGGCAACATGGCACCAGAATACGGTGCTACTGTAGGGTTCTCGCCTATAGATGAGAACACTCTGGAGTATTTGCTTGGAACCGGAAGAGAGCCTTCGCATGTGGACTTCGTAAGGCGGTACAGCTTTGCCAACAAAATGTTCTATGAAGTTGGGTCAAGACCGAAGTATTCTGAAGTTGTTGTAATAGACCTGAGTGAAGTTGAGCCGTCAATAGCAGGGCCCAGAAACCCGGATGAGAGAATCTCTATCAGAAGTGCACCACAGGTAATACACCAGATAATATCGTCGTCAAGCAGAAAGACTGCGCATAATGCAGCACTACCATCCGGTCACATCAACGACGGCTACCAGCCAGTGGAGTTGAGGGCTAGTGAAGCCAAGTCAGTTGCAGGAAAAGTCAGCTCAGGGATAGCATTGACAGAGGGACTTTCTGACGGCTCCGTAGTGATAGCCGCAATAACCTCGTGCACAAATACATCAAACCCTACAGTGATGCTCGGAGCTGGCCTCCTTGCAAAGAAGCTGGTTCAGCTGGGGCTTAAGCCGAAGCCATATGTTAAGACCAGCATGGCACCAGGCTCCAGAGTTGTCACTGATTACCTTGAAAATTCGGGTCTGCTTCCATACCTTGACAGGCTGGGGTTCAACGTAGTAGGCTATGGCTGCACCACATGCATAGGCAACAGCGGTCCTCTGGCTAAGGAAGTGGAGGAAGAGATAAAGTCCAGAGACCTGTATGCTGTGGCAGTTCTTAGCGGTAATAGAAACTTTGACGGTAGGATTCATCCTCTTGCCAAGGGCTCGTTCCTCACTTCGCCAATGATGGTGGTTGCATACGCAATTGCGGGAAGGATAGATTTTGACTTCGAAAGACAGCCTCTAGGCAAGACAAAGGACGGCAAGGAAGTCTATCTAAAGGACATCTGGCCAACTATGGAAGAGATTAGGGCAACAGTTACAAGGTCTCTGAACGCAGACCTTTACAGGAAGAGATATTCAAATGCTACCGAGGGGGACGAGAAGTGGAATTCCCTCCCTTCATCAACTGGCGAGGTTTACAGCTGGCAGGAGAGTTCGACCTACATAAGGAGACCTCCATGGTTCGATATGAATGTTGAGACGATGAAGGATATACTGAATGCAAGAGTGCTATGTCTGCTCGAAGACAAGGTAACGACAGACCATATATCTCCTGCTGGGTCGATACCTTACGACAGCCCTGCAGGCAGGTACCTAAGGGAACATGGAATCGATGTTACACAGTTCAGCACTTACGGCAGCAGAAGAGGAAACCATGAAGTCATGGTCAGAGGAGGATTCAGCAATATCAGGCTGAAGAACCTGCTTGCGCAGGGAAAGGAAGGGGGATGGACCACTCACCTGCCCTCTGGGGAGCTGATGACGATATATGATGCATCAGTCAGGTACCAAAATGAGGGAGTGCCACTGATAGTTGTTGCAGGGAAGGAATACGGTGCAGGAAGTTCGAGAGACTGGGCTGCAAAGGCTCCATTGCTTCTCGGAGTCAGAGCTGTAATTGCTGAATCCTTCGAAAGGATACATCGCAGCAACCTGATAGCAATGGGGATTCTGCCGCTCGAATTCACAGAAGGTCAGAGCTACAGGAGCTTGGGTCTGAATGGGAAAGAGGTTTACAGTATAAGGGGACTGGCAAATATGACAAGGCCGAACGAAGTTCTAGAGGTTGAGGCAGACGACCAGAACGGAAAGAAGACAGAATTCAGGGTCAGAACTAGGATCGATAATCCTGCTGAACTGAAGTATTTCGCTGCAGGGGGAATACTTCCTTACGTAATGGCCCAGCTTATAGATGAGAAGTCTTGA
- a CDS encoding 4Fe-4S binding protein, whose translation MVRDVGYKTHPIDPQFLQKPDEYPVTGEHQGHKVRAEGKVRLDAEGKPYPTALGIHGTSVAVDWENCVADGVCMDVCPVNVFEWFLNPGQAGTGKDKVVEPGSEDWNKYRCDKSDPIREADCIFCMACETSCPTGCIKITSP comes from the coding sequence TTGGTTCGAGATGTTGGTTATAAGACTCATCCAATAGACCCTCAATTTCTCCAGAAACCTGACGAATATCCGGTCACTGGTGAACATCAGGGTCATAAGGTTAGGGCTGAAGGAAAGGTCAGGCTTGATGCTGAGGGGAAGCCTTACCCTACTGCACTCGGTATACATGGGACTAGCGTAGCTGTGGACTGGGAGAACTGCGTAGCAGACGGTGTGTGCATGGATGTCTGCCCTGTTAATGTTTTTGAATGGTTCCTTAATCCTGGTCAGGCAGGTACAGGAAAGGACAAAGTAGTGGAGCCAGGCTCAGAAGATTGGAACAAATACAGGTGCGACAAGTCAGACCCTATCAGGGAGGCTGACTGCATATTCTGCATGGCCTGTGAGACCAGCTGCCCAACAGGATGCATAAAGATAACTTCACCTTAA